A window of Triticum aestivum cultivar Chinese Spring unplaced genomic scaffold, IWGSC CS RefSeq v2.1 scaffold968, whole genome shotgun sequence genomic DNA:
TGACCGTCTCCTCCAATGTATGTGCAGGCTGCCGTTGAGAAGGACGGGCGCGCCAAAGATGGATGGTTCCTCGGCCAAAACCTCTGTTAACGGACAGTCGACGCGCCATGAATTGTTGGTTCCCACCGTGAGGATGTAATACTCCTGCCGACAGATTAACTCCATAGAGTTGTTTCTCCAGTACATCACGCGGAACTCCCCTGAAGGTTGGTGGCGGAAGAGGGCGATGAGATTTTGTATGGGCTTGCCGTCCTGCCGGAGGGTAGCCCACTCACGCGTGGCCGGGTTGCAGATGATGTGGTTGAAGACGACGAAAAGGCCGTCGCAGGAGGCCCTGATGGCGAAAGAGCCGCGGAATGGGAACTGGAAAGAGGGGCCGAGCTTCGCGGACCGGAGGTGGATGGCGTTGAGGCGGGTTTCAAGGCCGCGGCGAGACCCGTCGGAGATCCGGCAGGACCTGATCAGGGGAAGCGCcggctggcggcggtggtggtcgAGGAGGAAGGCGGGGTCGGACGCGAGGCTGCGCCAGGACCGGCAAACGGCGCGGAAGCGGAGCACGGACTTGGCCGGGAGGCGGGGCAGGATCTCCTGATGCAGGATCTCGTCGGGGAAGCCGGCGAGCGGGTCCGACCTTGCCCGGCTTCTCCTCCTCGGCGGGGCCGTCCGCCCTGGTTCGTCCTGGGCGGCCAGGCGCCGCCCAGAACGGAGGAGCATCGGCGAGGTGGTTTTGGTGGAGTCGAGGAGAGTGGAGACGGGATCAAGCGGCGGCGCCCGGCAGGCCCATGCGGAAACCCTAGCAGGAGTACTACTCTGACAAGGGAAACCCTAGACGGAGTACTACTCTGACAAATGGGGTCCACTGAAGCGTGTGCGCCCGCTGTCCCCACATTGCATAACTCATCAGCATCcccattgcaaaaaaaaaacatcagCGCCTAAGGAATTGAggatattttaaaaaaattctttAAAAGAAATTTAAGAATTGTGAACGTCAATTTGGTAAATTTCACATATACAACCTTAGAGCTTCTCTAGCAGATCCTGTCGCCGTACCACAAATTTTCGTTTCAGGAATCCTGCAAAACGAATTTATGGTACCACGCGGAATGCCCGGCAAAACAGATTCGATATACAAATACTGCATAATTTAAACTTAAACTCCACGTCACCATAGTTCACCGGAGTTCATCAGACATTTACAGACACAAGCTTAAAAACATAGTATAGATAAACCTAACTCTAAACTACTCTAGGGCTTGACGTTGAGGTAGTACTCGGTAGCGGAGCGGTAGAGACTACACGCGTGCTGGTACCCCTCGCCGCGCGGCGGCGCCTTCTTCTCCTGCCTCGAACGCCTCTTTCGCCTCGCGGAGACCCTTGGTGGTCGGACAAAGGGTCTCCCAGATCTCGTCAAACTTGCTCAACGCCGTTTGGCAACTACTGCGGGAGAGGGTGCCTCACTCCCTGGCCTGCTTCGAGCGCCATGCCTCAATCTGGCGGCTGGAGTTGCCGGCCTCAGCGTCGTGGTGGGCTCGCATGTGCGGCAGTGAGCCATCTCGGCCCCCGCGACCACCACGCCCACGACCTCTGCTCGAAAAGGGATTGTGTGCGCGAGAAACGGTCGCCGGAGTGGGGTGATTTGCGGCGAAGGCAAGTGGGGGAAATGCCTGATAGGAACTCTAAATTGGCCTCTATCCGGTAAATATAGCAGCAGAGCATGGATTTTATGGGGCGCTCGTATAATTTTTAGAGGCCGTGCTTTTATTTTACCGGGTCTGCTCGAGCTGAAATTTTACCGAATCCTGTAAATTGGCGGGAAATTATAAGGGCCAGCGAGGTTTTATAGGATCTACTAGAGATGTTGATATATTGTATCCAACTTCAACAATTACCTAGTTATCATTTGCATCCGCAAGGGCAGGAAGTTGGTCCTTGTCCCCCTATGTCGTTGTTGCTTCAAGTGATAGCACCATGCTGGCGACGTCCGccagcggcggcgaggggaggagcgGACGGCCGAGACTGAGCAGCAGCGGCTAGGGTTCGCTCCCTGGCCGCCCGCGgggtcttccccacctccggctttggcgggggcggcgcgggccgTTCGCTCCGGCGGGAGCTCGCGCGGATCTGGCGGGGGTGGCCGCGGTCAGGGGCGGCGCGGCGTGCTGCGGGGTTCTCCTCATCTGGCGGCAGGCGCTCGAGGTGGGGGAGGCTCGATCCCCTTTGTGTTGCGCGTCTTGACGGCTCCAGGCGGGATGGTGGCCTCGGCAGCGGTGCCAGTAGGCCTTTGGGGCACGTCCCCGTGGCTCTTCTCCGGCTTGCCGGCCTATAGCAGCGTCTCTCGCGGGTGGCAGCCACTGTTTGCTTCGTCGGCGGGCCCTGGTTCTTCGGCCGGATGCCCATCTCTGGCGAGTCGGGGCGGGCGCGGCCCTTCCCTTCCTGCTATGAGGGGGTCGTCTTCGCAATGGCTGGCAGCGTGCTGGCTTTTGGAGGTCTCTGTGCTGTTGCAGCAGCAGTGGGATGCCAGATCTGGCCGTTTTCTGCCGGATCAGGCCCGGCGGTGTCTTTCTGGCCGTCGGCGAGGTATGTGGTGGCTTCTACTTGGTCATGGCGCGATGACTTCATGGGAGGTGTGCGGGTCAGCGGTGCAGTGCTTCGCGTGTGGGTGTGGTGTTGGAAGGTGCTTCGGGCGAAAGCTTGCCAAATCATGCCGGCCGGCGGCGTCGGCGTCCGCGGACGTCGTGTCACCTCCTTGGAGGCACCGCCATGGAGTCCACCCCCTGCACACCCTCGGTTCCAGCTCTTCGGGTGAAAGCCTAAGGCCCTGTCAGGTCGGACGACGGTGtcgacatcgtcgatttcttctttGGGTCGTCGTCTTGAAGAGCTTTGGATCCCGTTTGCGCGCTCCATGGGCTGGGTGCTCGCGGCATTGCGGTCGGCAGGTGTTCATCCGGCAATGGTGATGTGGCGCGACTTCTTGTGTGGCAACGATGGCGGCTTCAGGCGGAGTTGGGCTCGTGCTGAGCTTTGGTAGTCGGTCTCATCCGGCGTGTTCAAGGGGTTGCCGAGCCTCACTTGTCTTCCTGAAGTCGGAGCTGCAGAGGAGGTGCTCCTGAGGTGACGACGACACGAGACGGGTGGCCGGTTCCGGCGCTGGCTCGACGCAGGTCCAGCGCTTTCCCCCTACATGCTCGTCGCCAGAGTCGGAGCTGCCTGGTCTTCGACGCGTGCGGTGGACTATTTGGCGTTGTCCGGTGCAAGCCTTGACGCTCGTTTTTGGTGAGGGCTCCATCGGTGGTCGTTGATGGTGGAGTCGGAGTCGTCCATGACGATGACACCGGATTGCTACCTTGACGCTTTTCTCCTCGACGGCGTGTGTGCGTTCTTATGTGGGTTGCCAGGTTGCCCGGGGTGTCCTGTGTGGGCATGCTGTaacggttttcgcccggttttccgttaattatccgggcaattctcttcttctttattaatgagatgaggcaaaacttttgcctccgtttcaaaaaaaaaaaagatagcACCATGCCGTTGCTGCCAGGAACATGACCATGGTGGCCTACACAGTCGCTTAACATCACCATGAAATTGTATGTCGTCTCCACCACCAACGACTAGCATGTTGTTGACGCTACGAACGACAAtccaattttattcatttttcttcgACGTGACTAAgattcatcacttctctcccattTTTTTCCGCCACTTAGCTGCCACTCATTTCCCCCCATCCGAAGCGAGGAAATagccaaaaactaccacaatttgGAGAACTAACAATAAGCTACCATTTTGGGGGTACAATTTCTATAAATAGCTACCATTTCGCGTTAGTGACCAATTGACTCGAGATAAAAATGATTATAACTGGGATGGCCCACTCATAAGCGCTGATGTGGCATTGATGTGTTTGACCGTTTAGTTGAAGGTAGACCTCACTCATTAGATTCAACAATCCTCTCTTTTGACCGTTTTCTTTGTGACATTATAAAAGATACTTTCTGGGTGCCCCGGCACCTTGTATCACCGACGAGGACGAGGAAGCCGACCTCGGTGGTGGCCTAGAGGTCAACGTTGCGGATGGCCACACCAGTGTGGCCGACGACACGGAGCCGCCCACGCACCGCCTTGAAGACCCCCTGCGTCAACCCCGTCACGCTGCGCACCACCATTGCGTCCACCAGCGACACCTTGGTGCGCAACTCCGCCGCCATGAGTTTGTGTATATGCACGCAAATACCTCCTTGTCACCTGCGGCCGTCCCGGAGCACTGAGCCGCTCCATGGCCTCCACGTGGGTGGCGCTCACCTTCTCtaccactggtagaaaaaagccctttagtcccggttcgcaacagcctttagccccggctgtgcaaccgggactaaagggtcgcgactaaagccccccccccctttagccgCGGCTCCTCCGGACCGGGACAAatgtctttagtcccggttcttgtggctggccgggactaaaggccctccacgtgggcgcCCGGGGTTCGTCGGGgccgaggacctttagtcccggctcttg
This region includes:
- the LOC123175552 gene encoding F-box protein At5g49610 isoform X2, whose amino-acid sequence is MLLRSGRRLAAQDEPGRTAPPRRRSRARSDPLAGFPDEILHQEILPRLPAKSVLRFRAVCRSWRSLASDPAFLLDHHRRQPALPLIRSCRISDGSRRGLETRLNAIHLRSAKLGPSFQFPFRGSFAIRASCDGLFVVFNHIICNPATREWATLRQDGKPIQNLIALFRHQPSGEFRVMYWRNNSMELICRQEYYILTVGTNNSWRVDCPLTEVLAEEPSIFGAPVLLNGSLHIHWRRRSGVHYHRIRVFDTVAETSRLMSPPPVNPGHVMHLLDMGGKLAASTSEDGMTGMSIFLLQDPEHDVWAFQYQIKLPVMEIRRFQEQGDWRAKVVSEEGDVLVSCYGHLLQYDKKGNLVAKFKYDDDMPMVIPHKFKESLIQHTIFQNTNKN